Proteins from one Mycobacterium sp. HUMS_12744610 genomic window:
- a CDS encoding DUF2537 domain-containing protein — protein MNESVPWATGLAVAGFVAAVTGAAIVVLSLGLIRVHPLLAVGLNAVAAGGLAPSLWGWRRTPVLRWLVLGAGVGVVGGWLALLALTVSGNS, from the coding sequence GTGAACGAGTCGGTGCCGTGGGCCACGGGATTGGCGGTCGCGGGGTTCGTCGCCGCGGTGACCGGCGCCGCGATAGTGGTGCTGAGCCTCGGGTTGATCCGGGTGCATCCGTTGTTGGCGGTCGGCCTCAACGCGGTGGCGGCCGGCGGGCTGGCGCCCAGCTTGTGGGGGTGGCGGCGGACGCCGGTGCTGCGCTGGCTGGTGCTGGGCGCAGGGGTCGGTGTGGTCGGCGGGTGGCTGGCGCTGCTGGCCCTGACGGTGTCCGGGAACAGCTAG
- the sepH gene encoding septation protein SepH: protein MRELKLVGLDADGKYLICEGGDPANQFKLAVDDRLRAALRDGPTASEQPQLDIEITNMLSPREIQSKIRAGASVEQVATASGSDISRVRRFAHPVLLERARAAELATAAHPVLADGPAVLTLLETVSTALVTRGLDPHQIGWDAWRNEDNRWTVQLAWKVGRSDNLAHFCFMPGAHGGTVTAVDDAASELIDPNFERPLRPLARVAHLDLEETAEPETAPEAAAPAAPAPPEQPAPTRRGKASKTAKPAIPAWEDVLLGVRSSGQR from the coding sequence ATGCGGGAACTCAAGTTGGTTGGGCTCGATGCCGACGGCAAATACCTCATCTGCGAAGGCGGCGACCCCGCGAACCAGTTCAAGCTGGCGGTCGATGACCGGTTGCGGGCCGCCCTGCGGGACGGCCCCACAGCCTCGGAGCAACCGCAGCTCGACATCGAGATCACGAACATGCTGAGTCCCAGGGAAATTCAGTCGAAAATCCGCGCCGGCGCGTCCGTCGAGCAGGTGGCCACTGCGTCGGGCTCCGACATCTCGCGGGTTCGCCGGTTCGCACACCCGGTGCTGCTGGAACGCGCCCGCGCGGCCGAGCTGGCGACGGCCGCACATCCGGTGCTCGCCGACGGCCCCGCGGTGCTGACGCTGCTGGAAACCGTGAGCACGGCCCTGGTGACGCGTGGCCTCGACCCGCACCAGATCGGCTGGGACGCCTGGCGCAACGAAGACAACCGGTGGACGGTTCAGCTGGCCTGGAAGGTGGGCCGCTCCGACAACCTCGCACACTTCTGCTTCATGCCCGGCGCCCACGGCGGAACGGTCACCGCGGTCGACGACGCGGCCAGCGAGCTGATCGACCCGAACTTCGAACGCCCGCTGCGGCCGCTCGCGCGGGTGGCCCACCTCGACCTCGAGGAGACCGCCGAACCGGAGACCGCGCCGGAGGCCGCTGCGCCCGCCGCTCCTGCGCCGCCCGAGCAACCCGCGCCCACCCGGCGCGGCAAGGCGAGCAAGACGGCCAAGCCGGCCATTCCGGCCTGGGAAGACGTGCTGCTCGGGGTGCGCTCGAGCGGGCAGCGCTAG
- the serC gene encoding phosphoserine transaminase yields the protein MADELEIPADLKPRDGRFGCGPSKVRPEQLNALSTTAAGLFGTSHRQAPVKNLVGRVRSGVAELFSLPDGYEVILGNGGATAFWDAAAFGLIDKRSLHLTYGEFSAKFASAVTKNPFVGDPVVIKADPGSAPEPQSDPSVDAIAWAHNETSTGVAVPIRRPSGSGEALIVIDATSGAGGLPVDITETDAYYFSPQKNFASDGGLWLAVMSPAALARVEAIAGSGRWVPDFLSLPTAIDNSLKNQTYNTPAIGTLVLMAEQLDWMLGNGGLDWAVKRTADSSQRLYSWAEERPYTTPFVADPALRSQVVGTIDFADDVDAAAVAKVLRANGIVDTEPYRKLGRNQLRVAMFPAVDPDDVSALTQCVDWVVERL from the coding sequence ATGGCTGACGAGCTCGAGATTCCCGCTGACCTCAAACCCCGCGACGGCCGCTTCGGATGCGGTCCGTCAAAGGTCCGACCCGAACAGCTGAACGCGCTGAGCACCACCGCGGCCGGCCTGTTCGGCACGTCGCACCGGCAAGCGCCCGTCAAGAACCTGGTGGGAAGGGTGCGCTCGGGCGTGGCGGAGCTGTTCTCGCTGCCGGACGGCTATGAGGTCATCCTGGGCAACGGCGGCGCCACGGCGTTCTGGGATGCCGCGGCCTTCGGGTTGATCGACAAGCGTTCGCTGCACCTGACCTACGGGGAGTTCAGCGCGAAGTTCGCCTCCGCCGTCACCAAGAACCCGTTCGTCGGCGATCCGGTCGTCATCAAGGCGGATCCCGGCAGCGCCCCCGAACCGCAGTCCGACCCGTCCGTCGACGCGATCGCCTGGGCGCACAACGAGACGTCGACCGGGGTCGCCGTGCCGATCCGCCGCCCGTCGGGCTCCGGTGAGGCGCTCATCGTCATCGACGCCACCTCCGGGGCTGGGGGCCTCCCGGTCGACATCACCGAGACCGATGCGTACTACTTCTCGCCGCAGAAGAACTTCGCCAGCGACGGCGGCCTGTGGCTGGCCGTCATGAGCCCTGCCGCGCTGGCCCGCGTCGAGGCCATCGCCGGCTCGGGCCGCTGGGTGCCCGATTTCTTGTCGCTGCCGACGGCGATCGACAACAGCCTGAAGAACCAGACCTACAACACCCCGGCCATCGGCACGCTGGTGCTGATGGCGGAGCAGCTCGACTGGATGCTGGGCAACGGCGGCCTGGACTGGGCGGTCAAGCGCACGGCCGACTCGTCGCAGCGGCTGTACTCCTGGGCCGAAGAGCGGCCCTACACCACGCCGTTCGTCGCCGATCCCGCCCTGCGTTCGCAGGTGGTGGGCACGATCGACTTCGCCGACGACGTCGACGCCGCCGCCGTCGCGAAGGTGCTGCGGGCCAACGGCATCGTCGACACCGAGCCCTACCGCAAGCTCGGCCGCAACCAGTTGCGCGTCGCGATGTTCCCCGCGGTCGATCCCGATGACGTCAGCGCCCTCACCCAGTGCGTCGACTGGGTCGTCGAGCGGCTTTAA
- a CDS encoding AurF N-oxygenase family protein, producing the protein MDRTRMVRRWRRNMEVRDDAEYVDMLATLSEGSVRRNFNPYTDIDWDSPEFAVTDDDPRWILPATDPLGRHPWYRAQSEERQIKIGMWRQANVAKVGLHFESILIRGLMNYTFWLPNGSPEYRYCLHESVEECNHTMMFQEMVNRVGADVPGMPRMLRWLSPLVPLVAGPLPAAFFIGVLAGEEPIDHTQKNVLREGKSLHPIMERVMAIHVAEEARHISFAHEFLRKRLPELTRRQRFWISLFYPLTMRVLCQAIVVPPKAFWDEFDIPREVKKELFFASPESRKWLSDMFADVRMLACDTGLMESRLARLMWRICKIDGKPSRYRSEPQRRHLAVAPAA; encoded by the coding sequence ATGGACAGGACGCGAATGGTCCGGCGTTGGCGCCGCAACATGGAGGTGCGCGACGACGCCGAGTACGTCGACATGCTCGCCACACTGTCCGAGGGGTCGGTGCGGCGAAACTTCAACCCGTACACCGACATCGACTGGGACTCGCCGGAGTTCGCGGTCACCGACGACGACCCGCGGTGGATCCTGCCGGCGACCGACCCGCTGGGGCGCCACCCCTGGTACCGGGCGCAGTCCGAAGAGCGCCAGATCAAGATCGGCATGTGGCGCCAGGCCAACGTGGCCAAGGTGGGACTGCACTTCGAATCCATCCTGATCCGCGGCCTGATGAACTACACGTTCTGGCTGCCCAACGGGTCTCCGGAATACCGCTACTGCCTGCACGAATCCGTCGAAGAGTGCAACCACACGATGATGTTCCAGGAGATGGTCAACCGCGTCGGCGCCGACGTCCCCGGGATGCCGCGGATGCTGCGCTGGCTCTCGCCGCTGGTGCCGTTGGTGGCCGGCCCGCTGCCGGCGGCGTTCTTCATCGGGGTGCTCGCCGGTGAGGAGCCCATCGACCACACGCAGAAGAACGTGCTGCGCGAAGGCAAGTCGTTGCACCCGATCATGGAACGGGTGATGGCCATCCACGTGGCCGAGGAGGCGCGGCACATCTCCTTCGCCCACGAGTTCCTGCGCAAGCGGTTGCCGGAGCTGACCCGCAGGCAACGGTTCTGGATCTCGCTGTTCTACCCGCTGACGATGCGCGTGCTGTGCCAGGCCATCGTGGTGCCGCCGAAGGCGTTCTGGGACGAGTTCGACATCCCCCGCGAGGTCAAGAAGGAACTCTTCTTCGCCTCGCCCGAGTCGCGAAAGTGGCTGAGCGACATGTTCGCCGACGTGCGGATGCTGGCGTGTGACACCGGCCTGATGGAGAGCCGTCTGGCGCGGCTGATGTGGCGGATCTGCAAGATCGACGGCAAGCCGTCGCGCTACCGCAGCGAGCCGCAACGCCGGCACCTTGCCGTGGCCCCGGCCGCCTAG
- a CDS encoding FAD-dependent oxidoreductase — protein MPHVITQSCCNDGSCVYACPVNCIHPTPDEPGFAASEMLYIDPVACVDCGACVSACPVGAIVPDNRLEARQLPFVEINASFYPKRPAGEKLPPTSKLAPVIPAAEVRARRRPLTVAIVGSGPAAMYAADELLTQPGVRVNVFEKLPTPYGLVRAGVAPDHQSTKQVTKLFDRVAGHRHFRFYLNVEVGEHLSHADLSAHHHAVLYAVGAPEDRRLDIDGMGLAGTGTATQVVAWINGHPDFAGLAVDLSHERVVIIGNGNVALDVARVLTADPDDLARTDVSDRALDAFRRSAVREVVIAARRGPAHSAFTLPELIGLTGCSEVVLDAGNHELVARDLVTASDSLTRTKLEILSKLGDGSAPPPAAGRPRIRLAYQLTPERVLGEHRATGVEFSVTGTRELRRLDAGLVLTSIGYRGKMIRDLPFDESAGAVPNEDGRVVDPGSGRPMPGTYVAGWIKRGPTGFIGTNKSCSFQTVQALVADFNAGELAAPVARPEALEELVRARRPDVVGSAGWRAIDSAEVARGRRDGRPRNKFTEVADMLAAASTAPPPRRQKLLDRLLDRG, from the coding sequence ATGCCGCATGTGATCACCCAGTCGTGCTGCAACGACGGGTCCTGCGTTTACGCGTGTCCGGTGAACTGCATTCACCCGACACCGGATGAGCCGGGCTTTGCCGCCTCGGAGATGTTGTACATCGACCCGGTGGCTTGCGTGGACTGCGGTGCCTGCGTGAGCGCCTGCCCGGTGGGCGCGATCGTGCCCGACAACCGGCTGGAAGCCAGGCAGCTGCCGTTCGTCGAGATCAACGCGTCGTTCTACCCGAAGCGGCCCGCGGGGGAGAAGTTGCCGCCCACCTCGAAGCTGGCGCCCGTGATTCCCGCGGCCGAGGTGCGCGCCCGTCGCCGGCCGCTGACCGTGGCGATCGTGGGGTCCGGCCCGGCGGCGATGTATGCCGCCGACGAACTGCTCACCCAGCCTGGCGTGCGGGTCAACGTGTTCGAGAAGCTGCCCACGCCGTACGGGCTGGTGCGTGCCGGGGTCGCCCCCGATCATCAGAGCACCAAACAGGTCACAAAGCTGTTCGACCGGGTCGCCGGCCATCGCCACTTCCGGTTCTACCTCAACGTCGAGGTCGGCGAACACCTGAGCCATGCCGATCTGTCGGCGCACCATCACGCCGTGCTCTACGCCGTCGGTGCACCCGAGGACCGTCGGCTCGATATCGACGGGATGGGCCTCGCGGGCACCGGCACTGCCACCCAGGTGGTCGCGTGGATCAACGGCCATCCCGACTTCGCCGGGCTTGCGGTCGATCTCAGTCACGAGCGCGTGGTGATCATCGGCAACGGCAACGTCGCCCTCGATGTGGCCCGGGTGCTCACCGCGGACCCGGACGACCTGGCCCGCACCGACGTCTCCGACCGCGCGCTGGACGCATTCCGACGCTCCGCGGTGCGCGAAGTGGTGATCGCCGCGCGGCGTGGACCCGCCCACTCGGCGTTCACGTTGCCCGAGTTGATCGGGCTCACGGGCTGCTCCGAGGTCGTGTTGGACGCCGGTAACCACGAATTGGTCGCGCGGGATCTCGTGACGGCGTCGGACTCGTTGACCAGGACCAAGCTGGAGATCCTGAGCAAGCTCGGCGACGGGTCGGCGCCGCCCCCGGCTGCCGGGCGCCCGCGAATCCGGTTGGCGTACCAGCTCACACCCGAGCGCGTGCTCGGTGAGCACCGCGCCACCGGCGTGGAGTTCTCGGTCACCGGCACCCGGGAGTTGCGCCGGCTCGACGCGGGTCTCGTGCTGACGTCGATCGGCTATCGCGGCAAGATGATTCGCGACCTTCCGTTCGACGAGTCAGCCGGTGCGGTCCCCAACGAGGATGGACGGGTGGTGGACCCCGGCTCCGGCCGGCCGATGCCGGGCACCTATGTCGCAGGCTGGATCAAGCGGGGGCCCACCGGTTTCATCGGTACCAACAAGTCCTGCTCCTTCCAGACGGTGCAGGCCCTGGTCGCCGATTTCAACGCCGGCGAGTTGGCCGCCCCGGTGGCCCGGCCCGAGGCATTGGAGGAGCTGGTGCGGGCCCGCCGGCCCGACGTCGTCGGCTCCGCCGGGTGGCGTGCGATCGACTCCGCCGAGGTCGCCCGCGGCAGGCGCGACGGACGGCCGCGCAACAAGTTCACCGAAGTCGCCGACATGCTCGCGGCCGCGTCAACCGCCCCGCCCCCGCGGCGGCAGAAGCTGCTCGACCGCCTGCTGGACCGGGGTTAG
- a CDS encoding citrate synthase 2, protein MTVVPEDFVPGLEGVVAFTTEIAEPDKDGGALRYRGVDIEDLVSQKVTFGDVWALLVDGRFGHGLPPAEPFPLPIHTGDVRVDVQAGLAMLAPIWGYKPLLDTDDATAREQLARASVMALSYVAQSARGIYQPAVPQRVIDECPTVTARFMTRWQGEPDPRHVEAIDAYWVSAAEHGMNASTFTARVIASTGADVAAALSGAIGAMSGPLHGGAPARVLPMIEEVERTGDARGLVKGILDRGEKLMGFGHRVYRAEDPRARVLRAAAERLGAPRHEVAVALEQAALAELRERRPDRAIETNVEFWAAVILDFARVPANMMPAMFTCGRTAGWCAHILEQKHLGKLVRPSAIYVGPGPRSPEAVEGWDRVRTSA, encoded by the coding sequence ATGACTGTGGTCCCAGAAGACTTCGTGCCCGGCCTCGAAGGCGTCGTCGCCTTCACCACCGAAATCGCCGAGCCGGACAAGGATGGCGGCGCGCTGCGCTACCGCGGCGTCGACATCGAAGACCTGGTGAGCCAAAAGGTCACGTTCGGCGACGTGTGGGCCCTGCTGGTCGACGGCAGGTTCGGACACGGGCTGCCGCCCGCCGAGCCCTTCCCGCTGCCGATCCACACCGGCGACGTGCGCGTCGACGTGCAGGCGGGCCTGGCGATGCTGGCACCCATCTGGGGCTACAAGCCGCTGCTCGACACCGACGACGCCACCGCCCGCGAGCAGCTGGCCCGGGCGTCGGTGATGGCGCTGTCCTACGTCGCGCAGTCCGCCCGCGGCATCTACCAGCCGGCGGTTCCCCAGCGGGTCATCGACGAATGCCCCACCGTCACAGCGCGTTTCATGACGCGCTGGCAGGGCGAGCCCGACCCCAGGCACGTCGAGGCCATCGACGCCTACTGGGTGTCGGCGGCGGAGCACGGCATGAACGCCTCGACGTTCACCGCGCGGGTGATCGCCTCGACGGGAGCCGATGTGGCCGCGGCGTTGTCCGGCGCGATCGGCGCGATGAGCGGGCCGCTGCACGGCGGCGCGCCGGCGCGGGTGCTGCCGATGATCGAGGAGGTCGAGCGCACCGGCGACGCCCGCGGCCTGGTCAAGGGGATCCTGGACCGCGGGGAGAAGCTGATGGGATTCGGGCACCGCGTCTACCGGGCCGAGGACCCGCGGGCGCGGGTCCTGCGCGCGGCCGCCGAGCGGCTGGGCGCCCCGCGCCACGAGGTCGCCGTCGCGCTCGAGCAGGCCGCGCTGGCCGAGCTGCGCGAACGCCGCCCGGACCGGGCCATCGAAACCAACGTGGAGTTCTGGGCCGCGGTGATCCTGGACTTCGCGCGGGTGCCGGCCAACATGATGCCGGCGATGTTCACCTGTGGACGCACCGCTGGATGGTGCGCCCACATCCTGGAGCAGAAGCACCTGGGCAAGCTGGTCCGCCCGTCGGCCATCTACGTCGGTCCGGGCCCGCGCAGCCCGGAGGCGGTCGAGGGCTGGGACCGGGTGCGCACCAGCGCCTGA
- the pdxH gene encoding pyridoxamine 5'-phosphate oxidase gives MVGPDDRHLSQMRVEYGSVEKDGSPDLDIDWLADGWLALFRRWIDDAERAGLAEPNAMVLATVADGRPVSRTVLCKSVDETGITFFTNYDSAKGAELASTPFASATFPWFRLGRQVHIRGPVSRVEPQATADYWARRPRGSQLGAWASQQSRPIASRRALLDQLAEVTARFAATESVPVPPNWGGYLIAPEVVEFWQGRENRLHNRIRVSGGRVERLQP, from the coding sequence ATGGTAGGGCCGGACGACCGGCATCTTTCGCAGATGCGGGTGGAATATGGGTCGGTGGAGAAGGACGGCAGCCCCGACCTGGACATCGACTGGCTGGCGGACGGCTGGCTTGCGTTGTTCCGCAGGTGGATTGACGACGCCGAGCGCGCGGGGCTGGCTGAGCCCAACGCCATGGTGTTGGCCACGGTCGCGGACGGCAGGCCCGTAAGCCGAACGGTGTTGTGCAAGAGCGTCGACGAGACCGGAATCACATTTTTCACCAACTACGACTCGGCCAAGGGTGCCGAGCTGGCGTCGACGCCCTTCGCGTCGGCCACCTTCCCCTGGTTCCGGCTGGGCCGGCAGGTCCATATCCGCGGGCCGGTCAGCCGGGTCGAGCCTCAGGCCACCGCGGACTACTGGGCCAGGCGCCCGCGCGGCTCGCAACTGGGAGCGTGGGCCTCGCAGCAGTCGCGGCCCATCGCGTCGCGGCGGGCGCTGCTCGACCAGCTGGCCGAGGTGACCGCGCGTTTCGCCGCCACCGAGAGCGTGCCGGTGCCCCCCAACTGGGGCGGGTATCTCATCGCGCCTGAGGTGGTGGAGTTCTGGCAGGGGCGGGAAAATCGGCTGCACAACCGGATTCGGGTCAGCGGCGGCCGTGTGGAGCGTCTGCAGCCCTGA
- a CDS encoding citrate synthase codes for MADTDDSATLRYPGGEIDLEVVRATEGNDGIALGSLLAKTGYTTFDNGFVNTASTKSSITYIDGEAGILRYRGIPIEQLAEKSTFIEVSYLLIYGELPDKQQLAEFTNRIQRHTMLHEDLKRFFDGFPPNAHPMPVLSSVVNALSSYYPDALDPMDTEQVELSTTRLLAKLPTIAAYAYKKSIGQPFLYPDNSLTLVENFLRMTFGLPAEPYVADPEIVRALDMLFILHADHEQNCSTSTVRLVGSSRANLFTSISGGINALWGPLHGGANQAVLEMLEQIRESGDGVGEFVRKVKNREAGVKLMGFGHRVYKNYDPRARIVKEQADKILSKIGGDDDLLGIAKELEETALTDEYFIERKLYPNVDFYTGLIYRALGFPTRMFTVLFALGRLPGWIAHWREMHDEGDSKIGRPRQIYTGYTERDYVSIDAR; via the coding sequence GTGGCCGACACCGACGACAGCGCGACACTCCGTTATCCGGGGGGCGAAATCGACCTGGAGGTCGTCCGCGCCACCGAAGGAAACGACGGTATTGCGCTCGGATCCCTCTTGGCCAAGACGGGGTACACCACCTTCGACAACGGCTTCGTCAACACCGCGTCCACCAAGAGTTCCATCACCTACATCGACGGCGAGGCCGGCATCCTGCGGTACCGGGGCATCCCGATCGAGCAGCTGGCGGAGAAGTCGACGTTCATCGAGGTCAGCTACCTGCTGATCTACGGCGAGCTGCCGGACAAGCAACAGCTGGCCGAGTTCACCAACCGGATTCAGCGCCACACCATGCTGCACGAGGATCTCAAGCGGTTCTTCGACGGCTTCCCGCCCAACGCCCACCCGATGCCGGTGCTGTCCAGCGTCGTCAACGCGTTGAGCTCGTACTATCCGGACGCGCTGGACCCGATGGACACCGAGCAGGTGGAGCTGTCGACCACCCGCCTGCTGGCCAAGCTGCCGACCATCGCCGCGTATGCCTACAAGAAGTCGATCGGGCAGCCGTTCCTCTACCCGGACAACTCGCTGACCCTGGTGGAGAACTTCCTGCGGATGACGTTCGGGTTGCCGGCCGAGCCCTACGTGGCCGATCCCGAAATCGTACGGGCGCTGGACATGCTGTTCATTCTGCACGCCGACCACGAGCAGAACTGCTCGACGTCGACGGTCCGACTGGTCGGCTCGTCCCGGGCCAACCTTTTCACCTCGATCTCCGGCGGGATCAACGCGCTGTGGGGTCCGCTGCACGGCGGCGCCAACCAGGCGGTGCTCGAGATGCTCGAGCAGATTCGCGAGAGCGGCGACGGTGTCGGGGAATTCGTCCGGAAGGTCAAGAACCGCGAGGCCGGCGTAAAGCTCATGGGCTTCGGCCACCGCGTCTACAAGAACTACGACCCCCGGGCGCGCATCGTCAAGGAGCAGGCCGACAAGATCCTTTCCAAGATCGGCGGGGACGACGACCTGCTGGGCATCGCGAAGGAACTCGAAGAAACGGCGCTGACCGACGAATACTTCATCGAGCGCAAGCTCTACCCCAACGTCGACTTCTACACCGGCCTGATCTACCGGGCCCTCGGGTTCCCGACCCGGATGTTCACGGTGTTGTTCGCGTTGGGCCGGCTGCCCGGCTGGATCGCGCACTGGCGTGAGATGCACGACGAGGGCGACAGCAAGATCGGCCGTCCGCGCCAGATCTACACCGGCTACACCGAGCGCGACTACGTGAGCATCGACGCGCGCTAG
- a CDS encoding DUF2630 family protein, protein MGNGSKPTDTETLGRIRELVAEEKALRSQVQHGDVSASEEHERLRRLEVELDQCWDLLRQRRALRDSGGDPREAEVRPPDEVEGYLS, encoded by the coding sequence ATGGGCAACGGCAGTAAACCGACCGACACCGAAACGCTGGGGCGCATCCGCGAACTGGTCGCCGAGGAGAAAGCGCTGCGGTCGCAGGTGCAGCACGGCGACGTCAGCGCGTCCGAGGAACACGAGCGCCTGCGCCGGCTGGAAGTCGAGCTCGACCAGTGCTGGGACCTGCTGCGGCAGCGCCGGGCGCTGCGCGACAGCGGTGGCGATCCCCGCGAGGCGGAGGTACGTCCGCCCGACGAGGTCGAGGGCTACCTGAGCTGA
- a CDS encoding OmpA family protein yields the protein MSLGTGLSRPPETTDPGRSPEMFRRSLGRPWLIALLVIPLSFRRSLGLPWLIALVVIPLLIAVIGYGALDRPAATTGPTGALPTLTPPNKAEAPKLSLAPLSIVRNGNDVALSGNFPDDSDKSALIAALKKALGPGTNIIDQIIIDPKVDSLDFSNAGVLFKDSASILDFSLTVNGNTIILAGTTGSQDEKIAVERDAATTWSGVNVVDSLVVTGTASPGEPGSPPPPPAACPDLPSAINAVTGGQIAFGADGFSLTPADEQSLSQVAEQLKACPSARATINGYSDDNGTEAINIALSSQRAQKVADFLAGRGVPSGQLVVKGLGSVNPVVPNDTAGARAKNRRVEIVVS from the coding sequence GTGAGTTTAGGGACGGGTTTGAGTCGACCGCCCGAGACAACAGACCCGGGGCGAAGTCCGGAAATGTTCCGGCGGTCGCTGGGTCGTCCCTGGCTGATCGCGTTGTTGGTCATTCCGTTGTCTTTCCGGCGGTCACTCGGCCTGCCCTGGCTAATTGCCCTCGTCGTTATTCCATTGCTGATAGCGGTCATCGGCTACGGCGCGTTGGACCGCCCGGCCGCCACCACGGGACCGACCGGTGCGCTCCCGACCTTGACACCGCCGAACAAAGCCGAAGCCCCGAAGTTGTCCCTGGCGCCGCTTTCCATTGTCCGTAACGGCAACGACGTCGCGCTCAGCGGTAATTTCCCGGATGATTCCGACAAGTCGGCTTTGATCGCGGCGCTCAAGAAGGCCCTGGGCCCGGGTACCAACATCATCGACCAAATTATTATCGACCCCAAAGTCGATTCACTCGACTTTTCAAATGCCGGAGTGCTTTTCAAAGACAGCGCGTCGATTCTCGATTTCAGTCTGACGGTCAATGGGAACACGATCATCTTGGCGGGTACCACCGGATCGCAGGACGAGAAGATAGCGGTGGAGCGTGACGCCGCGACCACGTGGTCGGGTGTGAACGTGGTCGACAGTCTCGTGGTCACGGGGACGGCGTCCCCCGGAGAACCCGGCTCGCCTCCACCGCCCCCCGCGGCGTGTCCGGATCTACCCTCGGCCATCAACGCGGTGACGGGTGGGCAGATCGCCTTCGGTGCAGACGGGTTCAGCTTGACCCCGGCCGACGAGCAAAGCCTCAGCCAGGTGGCGGAGCAGCTGAAGGCATGTCCCTCGGCCCGAGCGACGATCAACGGTTACAGCGACGACAACGGCACCGAGGCCATTAACATTGCGCTGAGCAGCCAACGAGCGCAAAAGGTCGCTGACTTCCTGGCTGGCCGTGGCGTCCCCAGCGGCCAGTTGGTGGTCAAGGGTCTGGGATCGGTCAACCCGGTGGTTCCCAACGACACGGCCGGGGCCCGCGCCAAGAATCGCCGCGTCGAAATAGTGGTCAGCTGA
- a CDS encoding HAMP domain-containing sensor histidine kinase, whose protein sequence is MRVLSRIFARTPSLRTRVVVATVIGAAIPVLIVGTVVWVGITNDRKERLDRRLDEAAGFAIPFLPRGLDEIPRTPNDQDAIITVRRGDLVKSNSGVTLPKLNVDYADDYVHGVRYRVRTVEIPGPQPTSVAVGATYDTTIAETNNLHRRVLLICGFAIGAAAVFAWLLAAFAVRPFKQLAQQTRSIDAGDEAPQVEVRGASEAVEIAEAMRGMLQRIWREQNRTKEALASARDFAAVSSHELRTPLTAMRTNLEVLSTLDLAEDQRTEVINDVVRTQSRIEATLSALERLAQGELSTSDDHVPVDITELLDRAAHDATRVYPDLDVSLVPSPTCIIVGLPAGLRLAVDNAIANAVKHGGATRVQLSAVSSRAGVEITVDDNGSGVPEEERRVVFERFSRGSTASHSGSGLGLALVAQQAKLHRGIASLEDSPLGGARLVLRLPGPC, encoded by the coding sequence ATGCGTGTTTTGTCGCGGATCTTCGCCCGTACGCCGTCGCTGCGAACGCGGGTCGTCGTCGCGACGGTCATCGGCGCGGCGATTCCGGTGCTCATCGTCGGCACGGTCGTCTGGGTCGGGATCACCAACGACCGCAAGGAACGACTGGACCGCCGGCTCGACGAGGCCGCGGGCTTTGCGATCCCGTTCCTGCCGCGCGGCCTGGACGAGATACCGCGTACGCCCAACGACCAGGACGCCATCATCACGGTTCGGCGCGGTGACCTGGTCAAGTCGAATTCGGGCGTCACGTTGCCGAAGCTCAACGTCGACTACGCCGACGACTATGTGCACGGCGTGCGGTACCGGGTGCGCACGGTGGAGATCCCGGGCCCGCAGCCGACCTCGGTGGCCGTGGGCGCGACGTATGACACCACCATCGCCGAGACCAATAACCTGCACCGCAGGGTGCTGCTGATCTGCGGTTTCGCGATCGGGGCGGCGGCGGTGTTCGCCTGGCTGCTGGCGGCCTTCGCGGTGCGCCCGTTCAAACAGCTCGCCCAGCAGACCCGCTCGATCGACGCGGGCGACGAGGCGCCACAGGTGGAGGTGCGCGGAGCCAGTGAGGCGGTGGAGATCGCCGAAGCGATGCGGGGCATGCTGCAGCGAATCTGGAGGGAGCAGAACCGCACCAAGGAGGCGCTCGCCTCGGCCCGCGATTTCGCGGCCGTCTCTTCGCACGAACTGCGCACTCCCCTGACCGCGATGCGCACCAATCTCGAGGTGTTGTCCACCCTCGACCTGGCCGAAGACCAACGCACGGAGGTGATCAACGACGTCGTGCGCACCCAGTCGCGCATCGAGGCCACGCTGAGCGCGCTGGAGCGCTTGGCACAGGGCGAACTGTCGACGTCTGATGACCACGTGCCGGTGGACATCACCGAGTTGCTCGACCGGGCCGCCCATGACGCCACCCGGGTCTACCCCGACCTCGATGTCTCACTGGTGCCGTCGCCCACCTGCATCATCGTGGGGCTGCCGGCGGGGTTGCGTCTCGCCGTGGACAACGCGATCGCCAACGCCGTCAAGCACGGCGGCGCCACCCGGGTCCAGCTGTCGGCGGTCAGCTCTCGGGCCGGAGTGGAGATCACCGTCGACGACAACGGCAGCGGAGTGCCCGAGGAGGAGCGCCGGGTGGTGTTCGAGCGGTTCTCCCGCGGGTCCACGGCCTCGCATTCGGGGTCGGGCCTGGGGCTGGCGTTGGTGGCCCAGCAGGCCAAGCTGCACCGCGGCATCGCATCGCTGGAGGACAGCCCGCTGGGCGGCGCCCGGCTGGTGCTGCGGCTGCCCGGTCCCTGCTGA